One genomic region from Chthonomonas calidirosea T49 encodes:
- a CDS encoding ABC transporter permease, with product MQPLSVPKSRKEKTPSSLSWKLAFFGVNPGVMLGFVLLVIALWATTPSFRQVSTLQNLLQQVSLNVIISVGMTFVIITAGIDLSVGSVQGLVGTVTALVLMAPPLVARFGSGVMVLAVLAGTGAGILIGLLNGLLVAFLNIQPFIATLATMWILRGLAEVLTNGSPVGTAMPGTPLASLRNNILEHQFTMLGMGYVGPLPLSALVALITVVVGHIILSKTRFGRQVYALGGNLEATRLSGINVKRILLVVYLLSGLLSGIAAILLMSKLVSGQPTAGSGFELYSIAAVVLGGTSLFGGQGSVIGSVIGALIIGIIGMGLDLHGVSSFWQQVVMGVLILLAVLLDQVTRKASYR from the coding sequence CTTAGCTGGAAGCTTGCCTTTTTTGGGGTTAACCCCGGCGTTATGCTGGGTTTTGTGCTGCTGGTTATTGCGCTCTGGGCTACAACACCCAGCTTTCGTCAGGTCTCTACCCTTCAAAATCTATTGCAGCAGGTCTCCCTTAACGTTATCATCTCTGTGGGAATGACGTTTGTTATCATTACAGCGGGTATAGACCTCTCGGTAGGCTCGGTGCAAGGGCTAGTGGGCACCGTTACGGCTTTGGTGCTTATGGCCCCGCCCCTCGTGGCCCGTTTCGGAAGCGGTGTGATGGTGTTGGCCGTTTTGGCAGGGACCGGCGCTGGAATTCTCATCGGGCTTCTCAACGGTCTTCTCGTGGCCTTCCTCAACATCCAACCCTTCATCGCTACACTGGCCACCATGTGGATATTGCGAGGCCTGGCCGAAGTGCTTACTAATGGCTCTCCTGTTGGCACCGCCATGCCCGGCACCCCACTCGCCTCGTTGCGCAACAACATCCTGGAACATCAGTTCACCATGCTCGGTATGGGCTATGTAGGCCCGCTACCCCTTTCCGCTTTAGTCGCGCTGATCACGGTCGTTGTTGGACATATTATCCTTAGCAAAACTCGTTTTGGACGACAGGTCTATGCGCTCGGCGGGAACTTGGAGGCCACACGTCTCTCCGGCATCAACGTGAAACGAATTCTGTTGGTCGTCTACCTATTGTCAGGACTTCTGTCCGGCATTGCAGCCATCTTATTGATGTCCAAACTGGTCAGCGGTCAACCTACAGCTGGTTCGGGCTTCGAGCTTTATAGCATTGCGGCGGTGGTGCTGGGCGGCACCAGCCTTTTTGGTGGGCAAGGCTCGGTCATCGGAAGCGTGATCGGGGCGCTCATCATCGGCATCATCGGCATGGGTCTTGACCTGCACGGCGTTAGCTCGTTCTGGCAACAGGTGGTTATGGGGGTACTTATCCTCTTGGCGGTGCTTCTCGACCAGGTTAC